From the genome of bacterium:
CCCCTGGTTGATAGCTGCCTGCATCTGTGTAATATTAGCGGAAATATTACTATAATAGGTTGCGGGCTGATCCCCTGGTATAATGAGAATTCTATACCTCAACATATCTGTACTCAGCAATGTCCTAAATGTTGCGGAAGTTATTCGAGAGTATGTTTTGCCGAGCATTGCCAATACATTCTCAACAGCACCAAGGTCGGTATCAAGTGGAGTACAAGCTGCAGAATATTCATAGGGAAGTTTATCCTGTACCAAAAGCACTTCAGCCGTTTGTGTTGGATTTGGATAAGGATAATTTATTTGAGTTGAAGTACCGGGAATAACACATCCTAACCCGCCGGTGGATTGTGACCACGCCACCTTCGCCTGAAGCCCCAACATTGCTGCCAAAGCTACTGTCATACATACAACCAACGTAAGTTTTTTCAAATACCTTTCCATTGTTATACGCCTCCTTGCTTTCCTTGCACTTTCCAGTTGTCGGTTTACCTGCTTCCATTCCTCACGAGAAAACTACTTCATCTCACTTCACCTGACCTGCACTGCACTGCACACCTGCATTACCTGACTTTTCCTCCTCCATGTTCGTTTATTCCGCATTCCACTCGCTCAGTTTATCAAGTCCATCCACTCACCTCCTTTTTCCCGCCTGTTTGGTAGGGGGTTCTTATTATGGCTGACTGACTGCACTGGCAGATTTATCCCTTTCCTTTATTCATTTTCCTGGTGATCTGCCTTGAGGATTAATTTATCTCTTCATCTGACATCTTCAGGAGCACGCGACATCTTTTTCCCTTTGCCAAATACTCTTGCCAAATACCCCTGCCAGATACCACCGCCTGCATCTAACCGAATTTCGACTACCCTTTTTTCAGGCAGCCCTCAAATGTCCTGCCCCTGATTGAATTTCTTTTTGTGAACTTCCGATTCACTGCTTCTGATTTATCACCCTGCCAGCTTTGCCCGGTACTTACAGCTATCCGAGCTCAAGGCCTTGAACTTCTTTTGTTGCTCTACCAATTTTGTTGCTCTACCAATAGGTGAAGACTCAATGGATGCATGTTTATGGCTGAGTGGGCTTTATCCAGCCCCAAGTTATAATTTGCTGGTACAAGTAATTTCGATTGTGCAGCATCTCCAGCAGCGTATTGCAGTGTCGCACCGGGGTTACGAAACCAGCCAGCTAATAAATAAAATAAAAAAAGAGATGGAACATAGCAGTAGTTGAATAAAAATCGACTCATTTTGTACCCTTTTTGCACGCTATCGAAATTCTTGTTTACTATCCTATATCGATCAATTGGGAGAAAACTACTACATTATTCTGTGATTATTAATAATATTAATTTTTATAACGAAATAATGTTACATATATTTTTTGTAATCCTATATCGGAATGGTCCTGCTTTAGGTACTACCGGGATGTTAATTAATATGCCTAAATATGTAAGAACTGGCAATTTATCGAACACAGGTAATGACTTATCGGGAGACTGCTTATGATTTTTGGAGGGGGCAAGGCCAATCACCGATAGTTCTCATTCATGGGAAACACTGGGATTGTCCCCATGTTTCAATACTTTTCCTTTGACAATTCCCCGATGGATCATCTATCATGAAAGTATCAGCGAATAACGAGAAGAAAGTGTATGAACAAAGAGAATAGCGAGTTTTTGAACCATCCACACGATGCTTTTGTCAAAGAAGTTCTGAGCCGGAAGGAAAACGCCAGGGATTTTTTCTCTAACTATCTGCCTGACCGGATTCGGGCTCTGATAGACCTTGACAGCTTGGATATCTGCAAGGACAGCTTCATCGAGCAGGAATTGCGGGAGTATTTCTCAGACCTGCTCTATTGTCTCAAATTATCTGGTGATCAGGTAGAGCAGCCGGGTTATCTCTATCTGCTCCTTGAGCACAAGAGTACGCCACAGCATTGGATAGCCTTCCATCTCTTGCGCTATCAGGTGAAAATCTGGGAGCTCTACCTCAAGCAAAACAAAAAAGTCAGGAAGCTGCCGCCGGTCATTCCGATGGTCCTCTATCATGGCCGAACCAGGTGGAGGGTAAGCACCCGATTCTTTGATATAATCCTCAATTCCAGGGAGGAGCTCAGAGTCTTTATCCCTGATTTTTCCTACCTGGTGTACGATTTTTCGCCTTATGGTAAAGATCGGGTCAGGGGAATGGCTTTCCTGCAGGTTTTTCTTCTTCTGCTCAAGTATATCCATCATCCTGATCTGCTGAACCATCTGCACACGATCCTTCCTCCTTTTCTCAAGGATACCTCTCAATCCTGGCCTCAGTTGATGGATCGGCTGCTCATTATCCTTCATTACCTCTTCAATGCTACCGATAAGGATAGGGTGAGTGTGGATGAGCTCAAGGAAATTATCGAAGAGAATCTGCCCAAAGATAAAGACAAGGAGGGGATTGTCATGACCTTAGC
Proteins encoded in this window:
- a CDS encoding Rpn family recombination-promoting nuclease/putative transposase; this translates as MNKENSEFLNHPHDAFVKEVLSRKENARDFFSNYLPDRIRALIDLDSLDICKDSFIEQELREYFSDLLYCLKLSGDQVEQPGYLYLLLEHKSTPQHWIAFHLLRYQVKIWELYLKQNKKVRKLPPVIPMVLYHGRTRWRVSTRFFDIILNSREELRVFIPDFSYLVYDFSPYGKDRVRGMAFLQVFLLLLKYIHHPDLLNHLHTILPPFLKDTSQSWPQLMDRLLIILHYLFNATDKDRVSVDELKEIIEENLPKDKDKEGIVMTLAEHLIQQGLQQGLQQGVEQGLQQGVEQGLQQGVEQGLREAIMDVLETRFGSIPASVKEKVAGIADRHILADLHRKAITAASVTEWEKLIPMS